The window TCGTTCCAGCTGCCGACAAAGGAAAAAATGCAGATCGTCGACAGCGCCGATTTTACCAATGGAAATACAATCCTGAAAAAGATGGTTACAACTCCCGCGCCGTCCATTCGGGCCGCCTCGATCAGTTCCTTTGGGAGCCCCTTCATAAAGGTCGTCAGGATAATGAAATTCATGGAATTTACAAGAAGCGGCAGGATCAGGCCCTGGTACGTATCGATCAGGCGTAGCTTGTTTGCCGTAATAAAGAGCGGCACGATCGTGGCCTGGCCGGGTACCATGACGCCCAGGATCAGGTAGAAGAAAACGAGATCCCTTCCTTTAAAATCGAGAAGTGCCACCGCGTAGGCCGCCATCGCGGTCATGATAACGCAGCCGCCTGTCGCTATAACCGATACGATCACACTGTTTCTCAGCCACAGGAGCACATTGCTCTTTAAAAATACATCCACATAATTGGTCACGATATAGGGCGGCGCAAACCAGTCCCACACGTTTTTGATGGCTTTTCCCTCCCGCTGCAAGGATACGAAGAAGGACCAGATAAGCGGCATCAGCATAGACAGCGCAAGCAAGACCGAAAGGATAGAAATAATCGCCCTGGGAATTGTATTTTTCTTCATTTATCTCCCCCCTTCCCTGAATGTTTCAGCTGGAGCGCCGACAGTGTCGCAATAATAAAGAAGAGGACGTACGACATGGCGGCCCCGTACCCCATATTATTTTTTTCAAATGCCGTCTCATAAATATACTGTATGATCGTTCTTGTGCTGGACGCAGGGCCGCCCCCCGTCATCATATAGACCTGTCCGAAAATCTTAAAGCATGAGATCACCTGCAGCAGCCCGATCATCAGCGTGGTCGGTTTTAAGAGCGGCAGCGTGATGTAGATCAACTTCTTCCACGGGGATGCCCCGTCGATGGAGGCCGCTTCCATGACCGCAGCGTCAATCTCCTGCAGCGCGGCTAAATAGATCAGCATACTGAATCCCACGGTCCACCAGGCCGTCATTCCGACGACGGAAAACCACACCAGCACTTTGTCCTGCAGCCACTGGATCTCGGTACCCGGATTCATCAGATGGAATGTGTGCAGAAAATCGCTGATGAAACCGCTGTAGGGCATCAGGATGTATTTTGCCATAAAGGAGGCCACGGAAACAGACAGAATACTCGGTATGTAATATGCCACCCGCAAAAAACGCCGCCCTCTCCACTCCCTGTTGGCCAGAAGCGCCAGAATCAGCGCGAATACCACTACCACAGGGGCGGTAATAATGACGAATTTGAACGTATTTCCCAGAGACTGAATAAAATTCTGGTCGGTCAGAAGCTTCCTGAAATTCTGCAGGCCGACAAATTTCTGTTTTCCCGAGAGCGTCCATTTGAAAAAACTTACATAAATGCCCTGTATTACCGGCCAGATGGTAAAGACCGTGTAAACCGATATAAATGGCAGAATGAATGCAATTGCCGCTATTGTTGTTTTTCTGTTCCGAGCCACTATTATCCCCCCCTTTCCTATGGCAGTCAGGAAAGGTTGTCTTTGAGTACCGTCTCCGCCTCATCGATCGCAGCCTCCGGAGTTAAATCTCCCAGCCACACCTTGTTAAACACTTCAATGATTCCATTTTCAATGGATGAATAGTTTAACGACTTGAACAGGTAGACGCCCTCCTCCGCCATCGCCTTATAATCGCTCCTGTGCGGAACCTTTTCGTACTCATCGCTGTTGAGAATCGCCTGGTTGGCCGGAATATTGCCTGAGCCGGTCCAGATGTAGGCGCCGTCGGCAGCCGCGTACTGCATGAACTTTACGGCTTCCAGGGACTCTGTCTCGGACCGCTCTTCGTTATGCGGAAGAATCAGAGAGTGTGAATTTACATAACATGCTCCATTTCCAAAGACCGCAGGAAATGCCTGAACTTCCCAGTTAAAGCTGTCGAGGCGTTCCAAGTTGGCCACCGCCACAGTGCCGTTGATCAGAAGCCCCGCCTTGCCGGATTCGAACAATCCCTGGAAATCATCAATTCCCGGAGTAATGTATCCGTCCTTATAAAGAGAATCCAGATAGATGAGAGCCTCCAGCGCCTTGTCCTTATCCCAGGTAAGCTGTGTTCCGTCCTCACTCAGAACCGGTGCGCCGCCCAGCTGATTGTAGAAGGAGTACCATACTCGGTAGGGCTGTGTCCCCTGATTCGGGAAAGCGATCGTCGACCCGCCCTCCGGCACAACCGCCTTCAGCTGGTCTAAAACCGCCTTCATCTCCTCCTTACTGTTGATCTCAAGCTTACCGGCCTCGTTAAGCGTGATTCCGGCCTCCTTCACCAGACCGGAATTGAAGCAGAAAATCTCGCCGTGCATATCGAGAGGAATCGCATAGATCTGTCCGTTGTAGGTCACGCTCTCAAGCTCGGTCTGTATGTAAATGTCCTCCGGTTTTATTCCCAGCTGTTCGATATAATCATCAATCGGATCAATGACGCCCAGTTCAGCCAGCTCCGGAATCCTGGAAACGTGGGACACCCCGATATCCGGCCCCTTGTCCGCCGCAACAGACGTCTGGAGCTTCGTATAATAGTCATCCCACACCATTGTGATAGACTTTACCTCCTGTGCCGGGGAAGTCTGATTGTATTCCGCAATAATGTCATCCATAAATTCCCCATCTCCACCGGTAAACAGCGACCAGAAGGTGAGCGCCCCCGAATCACCAGCCGCATCTACGGACTGGGCAGCCTGTTCCTGTGTCTTATCTCCAGATGCCGTCTGACCACCGGCTGTGCCGCAGCCGCTCACTGTCAGCGCCGCGAATAAACCAATACCGAATATTTGCAACATTCTCTTATTCATCATTCTCTCCTCCATTTTATAGTTCTGCGTCTATAGTTTCTTTAAAAGAATTTTCTGCCGGCTGTTTCTTATATTCTTTTATATGCATTATACAGTACGGTACTTCTCAAGTCAACATATATATTGTTTGTTTTAGTGATTTTGTATGTTTTATCTCTATTTATTCGGATATTATTATATTAATTATATTCAATATTTGGTTTGTGCTTTTTATTTATACATTTTTTATGTTTAAATAAGGTTGAGTAACCGAATCGTATTAATTCAGATCAGCCTGGCATAGCTCTGGCGGGTCCGGGAGAAGGTGATTACCGGCGGGCAGTTTTACCATTTTTACATTTCAAAATGTTCTCTGGGTATATGCAGTTCCATTGAAATGCTACAAACCGCTCTCCCGGCATCTAAATGGGATGGTCAATATATATTTTATTCTTACGAAATGAACCTCCTCCTTTTCTCATTTTTCTGGATTCAGGTATTCTTCAAGG of the Lacrimispora indolis DSM 755 genome contains:
- a CDS encoding carbohydrate ABC transporter permease — translated: MKKNTIPRAIISILSVLLALSMLMPLIWSFFVSLQREGKAIKNVWDWFAPPYIVTNYVDVFLKSNVLLWLRNSVIVSVIATGGCVIMTAMAAYAVALLDFKGRDLVFFYLILGVMVPGQATIVPLFITANKLRLIDTYQGLILPLLVNSMNFIILTTFMKGLPKELIEAARMDGAGVVTIFFRIVFPLVKSALSTICIFSFVGSWNDYLWPLLCSMSETIFTLPIGIPTLAGTYSVDFVKPMTANMVASIPIVILYLIFEKKIVQGITMTGVKG
- a CDS encoding carbohydrate ABC transporter permease, with translation MARNRKTTIAAIAFILPFISVYTVFTIWPVIQGIYVSFFKWTLSGKQKFVGLQNFRKLLTDQNFIQSLGNTFKFVIITAPVVVVFALILALLANREWRGRRFLRVAYYIPSILSVSVASFMAKYILMPYSGFISDFLHTFHLMNPGTEIQWLQDKVLVWFSVVGMTAWWTVGFSMLIYLAALQEIDAAVMEAASIDGASPWKKLIYITLPLLKPTTLMIGLLQVISCFKIFGQVYMMTGGGPASSTRTIIQYIYETAFEKNNMGYGAAMSYVLFFIIATLSALQLKHSGKGGDK
- a CDS encoding extracellular solute-binding protein encodes the protein MMNKRMLQIFGIGLFAALTVSGCGTAGGQTASGDKTQEQAAQSVDAAGDSGALTFWSLFTGGDGEFMDDIIAEYNQTSPAQEVKSITMVWDDYYTKLQTSVAADKGPDIGVSHVSRIPELAELGVIDPIDDYIEQLGIKPEDIYIQTELESVTYNGQIYAIPLDMHGEIFCFNSGLVKEAGITLNEAGKLEINSKEEMKAVLDQLKAVVPEGGSTIAFPNQGTQPYRVWYSFYNQLGGAPVLSEDGTQLTWDKDKALEALIYLDSLYKDGYITPGIDDFQGLFESGKAGLLINGTVAVANLERLDSFNWEVQAFPAVFGNGACYVNSHSLILPHNEERSETESLEAVKFMQYAAADGAYIWTGSGNIPANQAILNSDEYEKVPHRSDYKAMAEEGVYLFKSLNYSSIENGIIEVFNKVWLGDLTPEAAIDEAETVLKDNLS